In Vulpes lagopus strain Blue_001 chromosome 1, ASM1834538v1, whole genome shotgun sequence, a genomic segment contains:
- the GJB7 gene encoding gap junction beta-7 protein: protein MSWMFLRDLLTGVNKYSTGIGRIWLAVVFIFRLLVYIVAAEHVWKDEQKEFECNVKQPGCENVCFDHFFPISQVRLWALQLIMVSTPSLLVVLHVAYREGREKRHRKKLYVSPGTMDGGLWYTYLISLIVKTGFEVGFLVLFYKLYNGFSVPYLMKCALKPCPNTVDCFISKPTEKTIFILFLVITSCLCIVLNFIELSFLVLKCLITCCLQKYSKRLKSSACECHDLRYVECGVIAAPPLLQNCRSDLVIGASQRGETKSLF, encoded by the coding sequence ATGAGTTGGATGTTCCTCAGAGACCTCCTAACTGGAGTAAACAAATATTCAACTGGGATTGGGCGGATATGGCTGGCTGTTGTGTTCATCTTCCGTTTGCTGGTCTACATAGTGGCAGCAGAGCATGTATGGAAAGATGAGCAGAAAGAGTTTGAGTGCAACGTTAAACAGCCTGGTTGTGAAAATGTCTGTTTTGATCACTTCTTCCCCATCTCCCAAGTCAGACTCTGGGCCTTACAACTGATCATGGTCTCCACACCTTCACTTCTGGTGGTTCTACATGTAGCCTATCgtgagggcagagagaaaaggcacagaaagaaacTGTATGTCAGCCCAGGTACAATGGATGGGGGCTTGTGGTACACTTATCTTATCAGCCTCATTGTTAAAACTGGTTTTGAAGTTGGCTTCCTGGTTTTATTTTACAAGCTGTATAATGGCTTTAGTGTTCCCTACCTTATGAAATGTGCTTTGAAGCCTTGTCCCAACACTGTAGACTGCTTCATCTCCAAACCCACCGAGAAAACAATCTTTATACTTTTCTTGGTTATTACCTCATGCCTGTGCATTGTGTTGAATTTCATTGAACTGAGCTTTTTGGTTCTCAAGTGCCTTATTACGTGCTGCCTCCAAAAATACTCTAAAAGACTCAAGTCCTCAGCATGTGAGTGCCACGATCTCAGATATGTTGAATGTGGTGTGATAGCGGCTCCTCCCCTACTCCAGAATTGCCGTTCAGATTTGGTCATAGGCGCATCTCAGCGAGGTGAAACAAAGTCACTTTTTTGA